A genomic region of Drosophila kikkawai strain 14028-0561.14 chromosome X, DkikHiC1v2, whole genome shotgun sequence contains the following coding sequences:
- the LOC108072458 gene encoding kinesin-like protein subito, translated as MNSPGDDVSAGIIPRALENIFTICKDTVYYSPKLKLINGCIVFLQDDASLKELQIRKKLLDLCPDMGASYQRLSQMINEDHTFETKANSDESVLIWVSFVEIYNELVHDLLAIPPKQTKMAEGPRTNLKIVYNKGHVFVKGLTSVFVKSSEEALKLLRLGQQRSTYAVFTVDLLKYNRSGITTQSSYKLCDLAGSERVNKTGTTGLRLKEAKNINTSLMVLGRCLNAASTAQKKKNADVIPYRDSKLTMLLQAALAGKEKMAMIVTVTPVDKYYEENLNALNFASIAKNIVFKEPVIKQHRISYAGFIEFSKMAADEGGNEYAKELEDEIVYLRLEVERLKHDHELQMQLLEEKLRKELTEIYQEIIQNNKKQHEDECEKKLLIAGREADFKLSAQKRRYEEQIEDLKDEIEELKNSNSGREQGRIYTKCSRCLGTGWQIFGGGKI; from the exons atgaattccCCAGGCGATGATGTGAGCGCTGGCATCATTCCCCGTGCTTTGGAGAACATTTTCACCATCTGCAAGGACACGGTGTATTACTCGCCCAAGTTAAAGCTGATCAATGGCTGCATTGTCTTTCTGCAGGACGACGCCTCCCTCAAGGAGTTGCAAATCCGCAAGAAGCTGCTGGATCTGTGTCCTGACATGGGCGCTTCTTATCAGCGCCTAAGTCAGATGATCAACGAAGATCACACGTTCGAAACGAAGGCAAACAGCGACGAGTCTGTCCTGATTTGGGTGTCATTTGTGGAAATCTACAATGAACTGGTGCACGACCTTTTGGCCATTCCACCGAAGCAGACAAAGATGGCCGAGGGGCCGCGAACGAACCTGAAGATCGTGTACAATAAGGGTCATGTGTTTGTCAAGGGGCTGACCAGTGTCTTCGTTAAAAGCAGCGAGGAAGCCTTGAAATTGCTGCGATTGGGTCAGCAGCGTTCCACATACGCCGTCTTTACCGTAGACTTACTAAAGTATAACCGATCGGGCATCACCACACAGAGCTCGTACAAGTTGTGCGACCTGGCGGGCTCCGAGCGGGTGAACAAAACTGGCACCACTGGCTTGCGGCTCAAGGAGGCCAAGAACATTAACACTTCACTGATGGTCCTGGGCCGTTGCCTGAATGCGGCCAGCACAGCCCAGAAAAAGAAGAACGCTGATGTCATACCGTATCGGGACTCCAAGCTAACGATGCTGCTGCAGGCGGCGCTGGCGGGCAAGGAGAAGATGGCCATGATCGTCACGGTCACTCCCGTGGACAAATACTACGAGGAGAATCTGAATGCTCTAAACTTTGCCTCTATTGCAAAGAATATTGTGTTCAAGGAGCCTGTGATCAAGCAGCATCGAATTAGCTATGCTGGCTTCATTGAGTTTTCGAAAATGGCAGCTGATGAGGGAGGTAATGAGTATgccaaggagctggaggatgAGATTGTTTACCTGCGACTGGAGGTTGAGCGGCTTAAGCACGATCATGAGCTGCAAATGCAGTTGCTGGAAGAGAAGCTGCGCAAGGAACTGACCGAAATTTACCAGGAGATAAtccaaaacaacaagaaacagCACGAGGATGAGTGCGAGAAGAAGCTGCTGATTGCAGGAAGGGAAGCAGACTTTAAG CTCTCTGCTCAAAAGCGTCGCTATGAGGAGCAAATCGAAGACCTCAAGGATGAGATTGAAGAACTAAAAAATTCCAATAGTGGCAGGGAGCAGGGCCGGATTTACACTAAGTGCTCTCGGTGCTTAGGCACAGGGTGGCAAATTTTTGGGGGCGgcaaaatttaa